Sequence from the Brachionichthys hirsutus isolate HB-005 chromosome 4, CSIRO-AGI_Bhir_v1, whole genome shotgun sequence genome:
TTTCCAAATGTTTTCTGTATTCCCGCTTGATGATGCCGTAGATGGGCAGGTAGAAGCGCCTCTCCGATGCCATGAGGTCAGTGACGATCTCGATGTGGTCCACTCCAGGCAGCAGGTAGAGCGACACGTCGATGGACAGAGCGGTGAGGAGCTCGGAGAGCTTGGTGGAGGATTCAACCGGAACAATAATATCACTGGTGCCATGGATCAAGGCGAATGGGGGCACTCTGGCAGAAACAAATTAAAGAGGGGAGCAAAATAGTTACTAAAAGTCATCACTGATTATTGGTGATTGattattgtgtgtgttgttgtctcACCTCCTCAGTTTGTCCTGACTGAGCTTCTTGAATAGATGTGTTGGTGAGTAGTATGGAAAGTTCTCCACTCCATTCATGGCTTTGTGCATGGTGGAGACAAATTCCACAGCTCGCTTCTGCTCATGCTCATAGTGGTCCATGATGTTGTACACACCACTCAGACCTGTggaggtatttaaaaaaacacaaactgtcaTTCACACCAAATCCTGACaatgaaaggaaggaggaagatgagTAAGTCCAATTCGTGGTGTAAAACGTGCATTtggataaagaaaaataattcaGTGCAGAGAAAGATGTAttttttgtagtttttcttGTATATAATATGACTTCAACTGATACTAGGCGATGCCCTGAGTAGTGATCCTCACCAATAACTCCTCTTACTGCCAGTGTAATGTCCCTCTGCTGGCCGGTCTCGATAAAAAGCTCCTCTCTTGCATCAATGAGAAACAGCATGGTCAGTGCACACAAATGGGCCCCTGCTGAATGGCCAATTAACACTATATTGTCCtgtaaaagacaaaaagatAACAACAGCATAAGTATGAGCATACAGAAAGTGATATATAAATGTTTGATTGAATATCCTGGAgcatatattttaaaaaaatggttcTCCAGGAAAATTGGAACGATTCAAGACATTTCAAACTGTCTGCAggttttaaaggggacatattatggaaaactcattttcccatgtttctacacagctattatggtggttttgagTCATTACCAACctaaaacagcaaaataatccATCAATTGAAtactgcgtagttctgtaatcaagtactgaaacgcgtctggcagaaatctccccctttgatgtcacagagggggaacgtgcacaagatgtgcatgcacatgcatgaatttagttttgttttcagaggcttttctgacagaaagacggacgttgtcctgcagcatctttttgctattttgactaaagactgtcacagatatttcaaacaagtgcctgagaactgcgttaacttgttgAAAAATAGtttaatatgggatctttaaaaTATGTAATGGAACCTTCGAATCTAAATTTCCTTTAGTGGATTATAATAAATGGTGTAAAATAACAGACGTTCAATTTTAAAAGAGGACATTACAATTTTTTTGTACTTTCTCAAAGTGAAACTTTGGTCCACTGTCTTGGGCCCAAACCAAGCAGTCAGCGATGTCTTGGACCATTCCTAAAACATTCCCCTGTAATCAGACGAAACCAGGAGTCAGTTCAGAAACTACAGCAACATTCGGATTTCATTGCAGTTGTCACCAGAGACGTGACACGGGCTTGCCAAATGCTCTTACCTTTGGAAAAGTGCAATAATCAGGACAAATGACGGTTGCACTCAGCTGTTCAGACATCTGTCTGGCCAGCAAACAGTAAATGGATCTTTCTCCAGAGCCCCATGCACCGCCATAGATGAAAACCACCAGCGGCGCAGGCACACCTGGAGCCCTGCCCCTGTTTGGAGCATAATACAAGTCCAGCTTGTTGCCTCGACGGCCAAACGTGATGCCCTTGCAAATGGCAACAAAGACAAAACTATGAACTTTGGTTCTGCGCAGCAAATTATCTGGTAATTATACTGACTAgtaaaagacacaaaaataacTTCTTTGATTTTGTTATATTTCTACAATGCACacataaacatatttttttactttttaacctCAACACACCTTTTCATAATGCTTACGGTTGTCGTCATTCTCGTACCAGGACTTCCACTGAAAGTAAAGTCGCCCATATTGCAGATATTTGACTGTTTCCAGCACTGCCCTGGCCAAACAGAATATCCGCCTGATGGATAGACCAAACATTACATAGGGGATCAATATCCAGCTTGATGATATAAAAGTCATCAAGACTGTTTTAGGTTACCTTGGTTTCAGTGCTTCTATGTACTTCTTCCACCCAGGGTTGTCCGGCCAGCCATAAATCCACTGGACCACGAGAGAGATGGAGTATGGGAGGCCAACCAACACGAAGCCGACTGCCACCGGGACGGACGTGTGACATTTCAAGCCAGACCTGCAAGAGTAAAAGAATATGCACTTAAACATTAAgattttgttaaaaaaatatatacatttcctgcaaaatgtcattaaaaaaaaatgtcttacATGTTATGGGTCAGTCTGTCCACCTTACCTAAGAAGAACAAATGATTTAGGTTATATTGTTATATTGTACTACCCTGGCTGTAGTTTTCAGAATAACTTGATTGCTAAACTCTTATTCACTTCAATTAGTGACGGAAAAACATGGCAGCCTCTTTTAATTATTAGAGCATTAACTCTAGAGAGCATTAACGCTAAAGAGCATTTATAAATGTGTCATAAAGTCTaaagaaatactttattttccAGTATTTAAAAAACTACCGAGGATGTTGTAACCGTATTAGTGCGCCATCTAGCGGCCTTTAAGTATCACAATGACACCGAGCGTCATTTACCACTTAACTATTGATCAATCGATTATTGATTGAAAGTCCCTCACTTTGAAAACACCGGGTAACCAAACGAACAGCTTCGGGTTCATGTTATCAGTTCCGTTCCTCTAACGATGAATGGAAGGCGAGTTGGCTGCTTCTGCCTATTCGCGTCTGAAAAACAATGAATTCCAACATACCAAAATATAATCACAAAGCTTCTTGTACCCAAACGAACGTAACGAGATTAATCCGTTATAGTAATCCGGAATATGAGGAATTTCTGCCCTCACTGGATTGACGATAACAAAAGCCGGTGTCGGCCTGTACCATACAAAGACGTGTTCTCCAAAGCGAGATGAAAGTTTCGTTTTTTTCGTTTTcgttaaaaatcaaataaatttgAGCGCTTCCGGTGTTGAACACAAGCGTTATAAATCTTTCCGTACATGGTGATTTGTACTGATTTTATAATTCAGGAATAAATGTCTCTGGTTAACAATGCAAAGGCGGGTGTGACCACATATTATGTTATGAAGTGACGTGGATTTTGAACAGTAGCAAAAAGCAGATTTCTATCTTGTAATAGTAAACATCTTTGATCAAGACAACCCGGAAATACGTAGGCAATTTATTTAATCGCATACATAGACGATTATATCAGCGTTTCTGTCACACAGAAGACGCAGGAGTGGGAGTGGACCAGCCGACACGGCTTTGCGTGGAAAATAAGTAAAGGAAATGAACGGGACCTCGATATTTGTAAAGAATTTGTCAGAGATTCAAAATCTACAATAATAGTAGAATTCTGAAAACTGAAAATTCTGAGAATAGATTCAGAATTCTGGCAGCAAAATCGGGATTTTGTTGAATTCTGTCAGAATTAGAGAATTGTCAGAATTTTCAAGTTAAAGTCTGAATAAGAGAAGAAAGCTACAATCCTATTCTGTAAAATTCACTTTACTATTGAACTACCAATTCTAATTTCAAAGGAAACTATTATACTTGAAAAATGGGCTCAAACTGAGTTACATGTCATAGTGTGAgttataaagaaaataaaaagcaacacgAGCACGATATTTCCAGCAGGTGGAGCCAGAGCCCTATCACATGTCCTGAACTGTATTTACAGTTTAAGTACAGTTACAGAGGATTCTGGTTGTCTCGCCTGCAATAATTCCGTACGGTACAATTAAAGGACAATAGACAAATATGATTTTTTgggaaaaaaagtatttatactTTGGATTACACAGTTTGTATTTTATGACTAGGCGATATATTCTTTTGTTTGTTACATCAGGTGGTGTAATCAGAGGGGCGAGGCCTTTAACTGGGGTCAGCAGATGATCACAGCACACATATTTATCCCATTTAACAAGAAGAAGCCTTCCCCTGGAGTAGAGGTCATCAGGGAATGCGTCAACCCTTTGATCCCACTGCTGTCTCCCGCACTGCTATCCGAATCACCTGTCTTCCTGCTTGCCGATGCGCTGCTCATCTTCATGGACAATACAAACATTAATCTGACTTGATAATTTCAAGACCTGTTCAAGTGGTTCTACAAGTTAGACACACTTATCTTTAATGCACATGAATTAAGTTACGAAGACACTGTCAGGCATTTGCAATGCCATCCTCACACTGCATTAACTTGAATTAAACACACTGTgttttatgattaaaaaaaaagaagatctcAAGTAACGCAAGTAATTCTTTAAAATGTTCCATGAAGAAATTCTGTAACTCAATAGAGATATTGTTTTGTCTCCTCACCCTACGCAGATATCAAAATATCACACATCTGTGCTGCATTAATGCTCACCCAACACTAAataatgttttgtcttttaacaGAGGCTTGTTCAGTACTGGACAGAGGTTGTAATTGGTCTTCTTGACCACGGAAAACCTTGGATTCAACATTGCAGATTCATTGAAAGCAGAGCAGGATATGACTGCTGTCC
This genomic interval carries:
- the si:dkey-193c22.1 gene encoding uncharacterized protein si:dkey-193c22.1: MFKCIFFYSCRSGLKCHTSVPVAVGFVLVGLPYSISLVVQWIYGWPDNPGWKKYIEALKPRRIFCLARAVLETVKYLQYGRLYFQWKSWYENDDNRKHYEKGITFGRRGNKLDLYYAPNRGRAPGVPAPLVVFIYGGAWGSGERSIYCLLARQMSEQLSATVICPDYCTFPKGNVLGMVQDIADCLVWAQDSGPKFHFEKDNIVLIGHSAGAHLCALTMLFLIDAREELFIETGQQRDITLAVRGVIGLSGVYNIMDHYEHEQKRAVEFVSTMHKAMNGVENFPYYSPTHLFKKLSQDKLRRVPPFALIHGTSDIIVPVESSTKLSELLTALSIDVSLYLLPGVDHIEIVTDLMASERRFYLPIYGIIKREYRKHLESS